A window of the Cannabis sativa cultivar Pink pepper isolate KNU-18-1 chromosome X, ASM2916894v1, whole genome shotgun sequence genome harbors these coding sequences:
- the LOC133032758 gene encoding protein SENESCENCE-ASSOCIATED GENE 21, mitochondrial, producing the protein MARSFSSAKIFTSLVVDGASNVISRRGFSAASQGVVSSVVRAGTAAGSRTATKKSVEENTEKVSWIPDPVTGYYRPDNGVPEIDVAELRATLLKKH; encoded by the exons ATGGCTCGCTCTTTCTCCAGCGCTAAGATTTTCACCTCTCTCGTCGTTGATGGCGCCTCTAACGTTATCAGCAG GCGTGGATTCTCTGCTGCATCACAAGGAGTTGTGTCGAGCGTAGTAAGAGCTGGAACCGCAGCAGGTTCTAGAACCGCAACAAAGAAATCCGTCGAAGAAAACACCGAGAAGGTGTCGTGGATCCCTGACCCGGTCACCGGTTACTACCGACCCGATAATGGTGTTCCAGAAATCGACGTGGCCGAGCTTCGCGCTACGCTCTTGAAAAAGCACTGA